One Stenotrophomonas sp. SAU14A_NAIMI4_5 DNA segment encodes these proteins:
- a CDS encoding LacI family DNA-binding transcriptional regulator, which yields MRSRIEDVAAVAGVSIKTVSRVLNHEPNVREQTRERVLAAVARLGYKPNLSARSLAGQRSYALALVYNNPSRNYLMEIQSGMLEACHAQHYNLILGPVGTGRRTLPDLAALFENSRPDGVVLIPPLTDDEVVLSYLEEQDIPFACIAPRHPEGRIGVRMDETTAVVELIGHLVAQGHRRIGHIKGPRAHGACQWRHAGYRQALREAGIAYDPELVVSGQFSFESGVDAANTLLDLEDPPTAIFAANDDMAAAVYRVAGERGLRVPRDLSVCGFDDTPIAGHIYPALTTVRQPTAHMGRLATEQLIEHIRAETAGRMITVEHAVLDRESTAAPRRR from the coding sequence ATGCGCAGTCGAATCGAGGATGTCGCCGCCGTTGCAGGGGTTTCGATCAAGACCGTGTCGCGCGTGCTCAACCATGAGCCGAACGTGCGCGAGCAGACCCGCGAACGCGTGCTGGCGGCGGTAGCGCGGCTGGGCTACAAGCCCAACCTGTCGGCGCGCAGCCTGGCCGGGCAGCGCTCGTATGCACTGGCGCTGGTCTACAACAATCCCTCGCGCAACTACCTGATGGAAATCCAGAGCGGGATGCTGGAAGCCTGCCATGCGCAGCACTACAACCTGATCCTGGGCCCGGTCGGCACCGGCCGCCGCACCCTGCCCGACCTGGCCGCGCTGTTCGAGAATTCGCGCCCGGACGGCGTGGTGCTGATCCCGCCGCTGACCGACGACGAGGTGGTGCTGTCGTACCTGGAAGAACAGGACATCCCCTTCGCCTGCATCGCGCCACGCCACCCGGAAGGCCGCATCGGCGTGCGCATGGATGAAACCACCGCCGTGGTCGAACTGATCGGCCACCTGGTCGCGCAGGGCCATCGCCGCATCGGCCACATCAAGGGCCCGCGCGCGCACGGTGCCTGCCAGTGGCGCCACGCCGGTTACCGCCAGGCGCTGCGCGAGGCGGGCATCGCCTACGACCCGGAACTGGTGGTCAGCGGCCAGTTCTCGTTCGAATCCGGCGTGGACGCCGCCAACACCCTGCTTGACCTGGAAGACCCGCCGACGGCGATCTTCGCCGCCAACGACGACATGGCGGCCGCGGTGTACCGCGTGGCGGGCGAGCGTGGCCTGCGCGTGCCGCGCGACCTCTCGGTATGCGGCTTCGACGACACGCCGATCGCCGGCCACATCTATCCCGCGCTGACCACGGTGCGCCAGCCGACCGCGCACATGGGCCGACTGGCGACCGAGCAGCTGATCGAGCACATCCGCGCCGAGACGGCCGGACGCATGATCACCGTCGAGCACGCGGTGCTGGATCGCGAATCGACCGCGGCACCACGCCGGCGCTGA
- a CDS encoding TonB-dependent receptor yields the protein MKTYKAVPRKTMLTSALLAALAAPAWAQDAPAGETPDPATLDTVQVTGIRGSLQSSMNLKRDSQGVVDGIVAEDIGKFPDTNLAESLQRISGVSIDRTSSGEGSKVTVRGIGPDYNLVLLNGRQMPASNLGNGGGGLNGSRSFDFANLASESISAVEVYKTSRADNPAGGIGATINIKTLRPLESEPVISLGLKAVNDSSNDNLPRTLQGSNVTGELSGIFSQRYADDRFGVSLSASHQERDSGFNQATVAEGWATFYGNEATDWRALPQPGQGYSDRITNRPGPNDVYARPQNTAYNVNGVQRQRTNAQATFQWKPADNITTTLDYTYVENKVQQQRSELSVWFNYGPGDSIWTNGPVSAPIIYSEDMTNSDVSMGGARLATKTDMHSLGFNVDWEVNDALDLSFDAHNSQAESQPDSPYGSAGVLGVAAFVRGTTTVDYSGDLPIINIALPPGGVQASDALVTGSVFQNSYNKSKVQQYQGRGTFRFADYSALDFGVGHTQVENRSASAIMQRNTWGGLGSPSDYADDIWYADNMAKYFKAFSGHSDPRLTGQFLVFDFDRLIDRAAQVGTASDPACPTCYYAPTEYSEDIRTTEKTRSAYLQYRTTFDWSIPLHVAAGVRYEQTEVESSAMVRVPTGISWGSANELNIVYAPESSFIGGRGKYDYVLPNVDLKLDLSESLALRGSYSRTLGRPSWTQIQSGQSLADIVRTQGGSGSRGNPSLEPLISDNFDLSLEWYYGEASYASAGFFRKNIKNFISDTVVRENSGNLHTPVGGAYWNEALASCGGTDMPCIRDYIFTNHAGDPGVNFTGVNSAGQLTGTIEGLPTDPIAGFDITVPANQHSDHLDGWEVAVQHLFGQSGFGLAANYTKVKSGLTFNNLSLGDQYPMIGLSDSANLVAFYDKNSWQIRAAYNWRDKFLNGIGGQGPNPNYTAAYGQLDLNISYAVSEQLSLSLEAINLTDETMRTYSRHTNMLRYATQTGPRYMFGVRYKF from the coding sequence ATGAAGACGTACAAGGCAGTACCTCGCAAGACGATGCTCACTTCCGCGCTGCTCGCAGCGCTTGCTGCACCGGCCTGGGCGCAGGACGCACCTGCCGGCGAGACACCCGACCCGGCCACGCTCGATACGGTGCAGGTCACCGGCATCCGCGGCAGCCTGCAGTCGTCGATGAACCTCAAGCGCGACAGCCAGGGCGTGGTCGATGGCATCGTCGCCGAGGACATCGGCAAGTTCCCCGATACCAACCTGGCCGAGTCTCTGCAGCGCATCAGCGGCGTGTCGATCGACCGCACCTCCAGCGGCGAAGGCTCGAAGGTGACCGTGCGCGGCATCGGCCCCGACTACAACCTGGTGCTTTTGAACGGCCGGCAGATGCCGGCGTCCAATCTCGGCAACGGCGGTGGTGGCCTCAACGGCTCGCGCTCGTTCGACTTCGCCAACCTCGCTTCCGAATCGATTTCGGCGGTGGAGGTCTACAAGACCAGCCGCGCCGACAATCCGGCCGGCGGCATCGGCGCCACCATCAACATCAAGACGCTGCGCCCGCTGGAGTCGGAGCCGGTGATCAGCCTCGGCCTGAAGGCGGTCAACGATTCGTCCAACGACAACCTGCCGCGCACGCTGCAGGGTTCCAACGTCACCGGCGAGCTGTCGGGCATCTTCAGCCAGCGCTATGCCGACGACCGCTTCGGCGTGTCGCTCAGTGCCAGCCACCAGGAGCGCGACTCCGGCTTCAACCAGGCCACCGTGGCCGAGGGTTGGGCCACGTTCTACGGCAACGAAGCCACCGACTGGCGCGCCCTGCCGCAGCCGGGCCAGGGCTATTCGGACCGCATCACCAACCGGCCGGGCCCGAACGATGTGTATGCGCGGCCGCAGAACACCGCGTACAACGTCAACGGCGTGCAGCGCCAGCGTACCAACGCGCAGGCCACCTTCCAGTGGAAGCCGGCCGACAACATCACCACCACGCTGGACTACACCTATGTCGAGAACAAGGTGCAGCAGCAGCGCAGCGAACTGTCGGTGTGGTTCAACTACGGCCCGGGCGACAGCATCTGGACCAATGGCCCGGTGTCGGCGCCGATCATCTACAGCGAGGACATGACCAACTCGGACGTGTCGATGGGCGGCGCGCGGCTGGCCACCAAGACCGACATGCACTCGCTCGGCTTCAATGTGGACTGGGAAGTGAACGACGCGCTGGACCTGTCGTTCGACGCGCACAACTCGCAGGCCGAATCGCAGCCGGACAGCCCGTACGGTTCGGCCGGCGTGCTCGGCGTGGCCGCCTTCGTGCGCGGCACCACCACCGTCGACTACAGCGGTGACCTGCCGATCATCAACATCGCCCTGCCGCCGGGCGGCGTGCAGGCGTCCGATGCGCTGGTCACCGGTTCGGTATTCCAGAACAGCTACAACAAATCCAAGGTGCAGCAGTACCAGGGCCGCGGTACGTTCCGCTTCGCCGACTACTCGGCGCTTGACTTCGGCGTCGGCCACACCCAGGTGGAGAACCGCTCGGCCTCGGCCATCATGCAGCGCAATACCTGGGGCGGCCTGGGTTCGCCGTCCGACTATGCCGATGACATCTGGTACGCGGACAACATGGCCAAGTACTTCAAGGCCTTCTCAGGGCACAGCGATCCGCGCCTGACCGGCCAGTTCCTGGTGTTCGACTTCGACCGCCTGATCGACCGTGCCGCACAGGTCGGTACCGCCTCCGACCCGGCCTGCCCGACCTGCTACTACGCGCCGACCGAGTACTCCGAAGACATCCGCACCACCGAGAAGACCCGCAGCGCCTACCTGCAGTACCGCACCACCTTCGACTGGTCGATTCCGCTGCACGTGGCGGCCGGCGTGCGCTACGAGCAGACCGAAGTGGAATCCAGCGCGATGGTGCGTGTGCCGACGGGCATCAGCTGGGGCTCGGCCAACGAACTGAACATCGTCTACGCGCCGGAGAGCAGCTTCATCGGCGGCCGCGGCAAGTACGACTACGTGCTGCCCAACGTCGACCTGAAGCTGGACCTGAGCGAATCGCTGGCACTGCGCGGCAGCTACAGCCGCACGCTGGGCCGCCCGAGCTGGACGCAGATCCAGAGCGGCCAGTCGCTGGCCGACATCGTGCGCACCCAGGGTGGCAGCGGCAGCCGCGGCAACCCCAGCCTGGAGCCGCTGATCTCGGACAACTTCGACCTCTCGCTGGAGTGGTACTACGGTGAGGCCAGCTACGCGTCGGCCGGCTTCTTCCGCAAGAACATCAAGAACTTCATCAGCGACACCGTGGTGCGCGAGAACAGCGGCAACCTGCACACGCCGGTCGGCGGCGCCTACTGGAACGAGGCACTGGCCTCGTGTGGTGGCACCGACATGCCCTGCATCCGCGATTACATCTTCACCAACCATGCCGGCGATCCGGGCGTGAACTTCACCGGCGTCAATTCGGCCGGCCAGCTGACCGGCACCATCGAAGGCCTGCCGACCGATCCGATCGCCGGCTTCGACATCACCGTGCCGGCCAACCAGCACTCGGACCACCTCGATGGCTGGGAAGTGGCGGTGCAGCACCTGTTCGGCCAGTCCGGTTTCGGCCTGGCTGCCAACTACACCAAGGTGAAGTCGGGGCTGACGTTCAACAACCTCAGCCTGGGTGACCAGTACCCGATGATCGGCCTGAGCGACTCGGCCAACCTGGTTGCGTTCTACGACAAGAACTCGTGGCAGATCCGTGCGGCCTACAACTGGCGCGACAAGTTCCTCAACGGCATCGGTGGCCAGGGCCCGAACCCGAACTACACCGCCGCCTACGGCCAGCTCGATCTGAACATTAGCTACGCGGTGAGCGAGCAGCTGAGCCTGAGCCTGGAAGCGATCAACCTGACCGACGAGACCATGCGCACCTACTCGCGCCACACCAACATGCTGCGCTACGCGACCCAGACCGGCCCGCGCTACATGTTCGGCGTGCGTTACAAGTTCTGA
- a CDS encoding cupin-like domain-containing protein: MLPLPRPIEEIHGLDPAQLHVQLPTWTTPKVIRGLVAHWPLVMAARRSAAEAVAHLASFDHGQMPVTATTAAPDTRGRLFYNDDMSGFNFRREQIPLKVVLATLLKYASDPAPPSIYVASTTLDSFLPGFSRANPLHLGVADPLASIWIGNRSRIAAHQDVPDNLACVAAGRRRVTLFAPEQIDNLYVGPLDFTPAGQAISLVDFHAPDLQRFPRFAQAWAQAQVAELEPGDAVFIPSLWWHHMEGLEAFNVLVNSWWRPVPAWMDSPMNALMLAILALRDLPPEQRAHWRTMLDHYVFDAGVHTAAHVPPDAQGVLAPLDAAGAERVRDTLRRRLQR, encoded by the coding sequence ATGTTGCCTCTGCCCCGCCCCATCGAAGAGATCCACGGCCTGGACCCGGCGCAGCTGCACGTGCAGCTGCCCACCTGGACCACGCCGAAGGTGATCCGTGGGCTGGTGGCGCACTGGCCGCTGGTGATGGCCGCGCGCCGATCCGCCGCCGAGGCGGTGGCCCACCTGGCCAGCTTCGACCATGGGCAGATGCCGGTGACCGCGACCACCGCCGCACCCGACACGCGGGGCCGGTTGTTCTACAACGACGACATGAGCGGCTTCAATTTCCGCCGCGAGCAGATTCCGCTGAAGGTGGTGCTGGCCACGCTGCTGAAGTACGCCAGCGATCCCGCGCCGCCCTCCATCTATGTGGCGTCGACCACGCTGGACAGCTTCCTGCCGGGTTTCAGCCGGGCCAATCCGCTGCACCTCGGCGTGGCCGATCCGCTGGCCAGCATCTGGATCGGCAACCGTTCGCGCATCGCCGCCCACCAGGACGTGCCGGACAACCTGGCCTGCGTGGCGGCCGGCCGCCGCCGCGTCACCCTGTTCGCACCGGAGCAGATCGACAACCTGTACGTCGGGCCGCTGGACTTCACCCCGGCCGGTCAGGCGATCAGCCTCGTCGATTTCCATGCGCCGGACCTGCAGCGCTTCCCGCGCTTCGCGCAGGCGTGGGCGCAGGCACAGGTGGCCGAGCTGGAGCCCGGCGACGCGGTGTTCATTCCCTCGCTGTGGTGGCACCACATGGAAGGCCTGGAAGCGTTCAACGTGCTGGTCAACAGCTGGTGGCGACCGGTGCCGGCCTGGATGGATTCACCGATGAACGCGCTGATGCTGGCCATCCTCGCCCTGCGCGACCTGCCGCCGGAACAGCGCGCGCACTGGCGCACGATGCTTGACCACTATGTCTTCGACGCCGGCGTGCACACGGCCGCGCACGTGCCGCCCGATGCGCAGGGCGTGCTGGCGCCGCTGGATGCGGCCGGCGCCGAACGCGTGCGCGATACGCTGCGGCGACGCCTGCAACGCTGA
- a CDS encoding sensor domain-containing diguanylate cyclase has product MPPISNRLNLGKLILGLALLSTLIALGNTLLASYRVQRDQLVGNTLEANRVYTSKLADTTQTFLLSAQQQLAYAATRLGESGLDAGHAQDEASRLQLQSSSFNSSLVVNASGLVIATSPQTLQLQGEVLKSFGNNQALARRQPMISDPYQSATGKLLISLSHPIFDRQGAYLGYVSGTLYLRQRSALHTLLGKHYYRDGSYLYVVDHNGRIIYHNNPKEVGTYALDNPAVKAVMRGHSGSQQLVNNHGVAQLSGYAPVPATGWGIIAQRPTEATLQPLSRLMTSVIWNAIPLGVLSLLITWWFARRISMPLWQLARNVQEGEDTGNAINHVTGIRAWYFEVAQLKQAVLYSFNALQDRIGTLNRASRTDPMTGLLNRRGLQNALEMLQAQGVPFAIVALDIDRFKAINDGHGHDVGDAAIVHIAEQMRRHSRETDVLCRAGGEEFLVLLPGVSVAAAQQTAERLRQAIAGQPFAPVGHITVSLGVAHFPTFHADVEQALRLADKALYLAKEQGRNRVVVYPHAD; this is encoded by the coding sequence ATGCCACCGATCTCCAACCGCCTCAACCTGGGCAAGCTGATTCTTGGTCTGGCCCTGCTGAGTACGCTCATCGCCCTCGGCAACACGCTGCTGGCCAGCTACCGCGTGCAGCGCGACCAGCTGGTGGGCAACACCCTGGAAGCCAACCGCGTGTACACCAGCAAGCTGGCCGACACGACGCAGACCTTCCTGCTCTCCGCGCAGCAGCAGCTGGCCTACGCCGCCACCCGCCTCGGCGAAAGCGGCCTGGATGCCGGCCACGCCCAGGATGAAGCCAGCCGCCTGCAGCTGCAGTCCAGCAGCTTCAACTCGTCGCTGGTGGTCAATGCCAGCGGCCTGGTCATCGCCACCTCGCCGCAGACCCTGCAGCTGCAGGGCGAAGTGCTGAAGAGCTTCGGCAACAACCAGGCGCTGGCGCGTCGCCAGCCGATGATCAGCGATCCCTACCAGTCGGCGACGGGCAAGCTGCTGATCTCGCTGTCGCACCCCATCTTCGACCGCCAGGGCGCCTACCTGGGCTACGTCAGCGGCACCCTGTACCTGCGCCAGCGCAGCGCGCTGCATACGCTGCTGGGCAAGCACTATTACCGCGATGGTTCCTACCTGTACGTGGTCGACCACAACGGCCGCATCATCTACCACAACAATCCGAAGGAAGTGGGCACCTACGCGCTGGACAACCCGGCGGTAAAGGCGGTGATGCGCGGCCATTCCGGCAGCCAGCAGCTGGTCAACAACCATGGCGTGGCACAGCTGTCCGGCTATGCCCCGGTGCCGGCCACCGGCTGGGGCATCATCGCCCAGCGCCCGACCGAAGCGACCCTGCAGCCGCTGTCGCGGTTGATGACCTCGGTCATCTGGAACGCGATCCCGCTGGGCGTGCTCTCGCTGCTGATCACCTGGTGGTTCGCCAGGCGCATCTCGATGCCGCTGTGGCAGCTGGCGCGCAACGTGCAGGAAGGCGAAGACACCGGCAACGCGATCAACCATGTCACCGGCATCCGTGCGTGGTACTTCGAAGTGGCGCAGCTGAAGCAGGCGGTGCTGTACAGCTTCAATGCGCTGCAGGACCGCATCGGCACGCTCAACCGCGCCAGCCGGACCGACCCGATGACCGGGCTGCTGAACCGCCGCGGCCTGCAGAACGCGCTGGAGATGCTGCAGGCGCAGGGCGTGCCGTTCGCGATCGTGGCGCTGGACATCGACCGTTTCAAGGCGATCAACGACGGCCACGGCCATGATGTCGGCGATGCCGCCATCGTCCACATCGCCGAGCAGATGCGCCGCCATTCGCGCGAGACCGACGTGCTGTGCCGCGCCGGTGGCGAGGAATTCCTGGTGCTGCTGCCGGGCGTCAGCGTGGCGGCGGCGCAGCAGACCGCCGAGCGCCTGCGCCAGGCGATTGCCGGGCAGCCGTTCGCACCGGTCGGCCACATCACCGTGTCGCTGGGCGTGGCCCATTTCCCCACGTTCCATGCCGACGTGGAGCAGGCGTTGCGACTGGCCGACAAGGCCCTGTACCTGGCCAAGGAACAGGGCCGCAACCGCGTGGTGGTCTACCCGCACGCGGATTGA
- a CDS encoding energy transducer TonB — protein sequence MRSSLFLALTLTLALGGGAACIGTADAQTAREVRKQTEASMTLSGVIDIGRDGQIEGFQLDHREKVAEDVATMVDGTVKAWRFEPVLVDGQPVRARTTVQLRLLADNLAGNTMQVRVTDANFDKVRDENNLGSDDIRAVSMRPPVYPEKAASIRGQGVVLLLVKIGRDGKVADVIAERTNLTSVGPGRTMDMLRDVLAKASVKTARTWTFNPPTTGKDKDAEFWTVRVPVHYAFDSKKERYGRWSAYIPGPRQQAPWKTGEDANASGSDLLPEGGVYMVGRKDGPRLLTPLG from the coding sequence ATGCGATCTTCCCTTTTCCTGGCCCTGACCCTGACCCTGGCCCTCGGTGGCGGCGCGGCCTGCATCGGCACCGCCGATGCGCAGACCGCACGTGAAGTACGCAAGCAGACCGAGGCCAGCATGACGCTCAGTGGCGTCATCGACATCGGCCGCGATGGCCAGATCGAAGGCTTCCAGCTCGACCACCGCGAGAAGGTTGCCGAAGACGTGGCGACGATGGTCGACGGCACGGTCAAGGCGTGGCGTTTCGAGCCGGTGCTGGTCGATGGCCAGCCGGTGCGTGCGCGTACCACCGTCCAGCTGCGCCTGCTGGCGGACAACCTGGCCGGCAACACCATGCAGGTCCGCGTGACCGACGCGAACTTCGACAAGGTCCGCGACGAGAACAACCTCGGCAGCGACGACATCCGCGCGGTGAGCATGCGCCCGCCGGTGTATCCGGAAAAGGCAGCCTCGATCCGCGGCCAGGGCGTGGTGCTGCTGCTGGTCAAGATCGGCCGTGATGGCAAGGTTGCCGACGTGATTGCCGAACGGACCAACCTGACCTCGGTCGGTCCTGGTCGCACCATGGACATGCTGCGGGACGTGCTGGCCAAGGCCAGCGTCAAGACCGCGCGCACCTGGACCTTCAATCCGCCGACGACCGGCAAGGACAAGGACGCCGAGTTCTGGACCGTGCGGGTTCCCGTCCATTACGCCTTCGACTCGAAGAAGGAGCGCTACGGCCGCTGGTCGGCCTACATCCCGGGCCCGCGCCAGCAGGCACCGTGGAAGACCGGCGAAGACGCGAATGCCAGCGGCTCCGACCTGCTGCCCGAAGGCGGCGTCTACATGGTCGGCCGCAAGGACGGCCCGCGCCTGCTGACGCCGCTGGGCTGA
- the aceK gene encoding bifunctional isocitrate dehydrogenase kinase/phosphatase yields the protein MSQPDIAVDLAPRIAVAIRDGFEDYHGRFAAITARARLRFEQRDWAAARQDAVERIALYDLCIAERMDALRRMAGDAIGVRALWLQVHAHYSALLQGLIDAELYKTFYNTLARRLFATRGVDPALEFIAFDIEPSDAITHPVARHTYAVSPTRPVEALQRVLADYRFDVPYAHQLRCAAAIAIRLQDDLAHWGDTPVRSIELLDTVFYRERRAYLVGRVFGEHRFSPCIIALVNDEHGLRADAVLTRRRDVAHLFGVSRSYFQANLATVGDAVVFLRSLLPGKPIDEIYTVLGRAKQGKTERYRTFFRHFNEHPHEQLVHAEGTPGMVMAVFTLPSYPLVFKLIRDRFAWPKAMSRQQVEEKYALVFNLDRVGRLLDAQPYRHLRFPRARFAPALLDELLQQCAQSVRVQGDEIEIALCYVQRRFRPLNLYLREQGAPAVRAAVLDYAQAITDMARNNIFPGDMLPKNFGVSRHGRAVFYDYDELCLVSDCVFRAWPQPRTPEEALADEPWFHVGPRDVFPERFGPFMGLPAQELAAVREHYRHLFDPAWWQGLQARFASADYPDTPPYAADHRLA from the coding sequence ATGTCCCAGCCTGACATCGCCGTCGACCTGGCACCGCGCATCGCCGTGGCCATCCGCGATGGCTTCGAGGACTACCACGGCCGCTTCGCGGCGATCACCGCGCGGGCGCGGCTGCGCTTCGAGCAGCGCGACTGGGCGGCTGCACGGCAGGATGCGGTCGAGCGCATCGCCCTGTACGACCTGTGCATCGCCGAACGGATGGACGCGCTGCGGCGCATGGCCGGCGACGCGATTGGCGTGCGCGCGCTGTGGCTGCAGGTGCACGCGCACTACAGCGCGCTGCTGCAGGGGCTGATCGACGCCGAACTGTACAAGACTTTCTACAACACCCTGGCGCGGCGCCTGTTCGCCACCCGCGGGGTCGATCCGGCGCTGGAATTCATCGCCTTCGACATCGAACCGTCCGATGCGATCACCCACCCGGTGGCCCGCCACACCTATGCGGTGTCGCCCACGCGCCCGGTGGAGGCCCTGCAGCGGGTGCTGGCCGATTACCGCTTCGACGTGCCTTACGCACACCAGCTGCGCTGCGCGGCCGCCATCGCCATCCGCCTGCAGGATGACCTCGCCCACTGGGGCGATACGCCGGTGCGCAGCATCGAGCTGCTCGACACCGTGTTCTATCGCGAGCGTCGCGCCTACCTGGTCGGCCGCGTGTTCGGCGAACACCGTTTCTCGCCCTGCATCATCGCCCTGGTCAACGACGAGCACGGCCTGCGCGCCGATGCGGTACTGACCCGGCGCCGCGATGTCGCCCACCTGTTCGGTGTCTCGCGCAGCTATTTCCAGGCCAACCTGGCCACCGTCGGCGATGCCGTGGTGTTCCTGCGCAGCCTGCTGCCGGGCAAGCCGATCGACGAGATCTACACCGTGCTCGGCCGCGCCAAGCAGGGCAAGACGGAGCGCTACCGCACCTTCTTCCGCCATTTCAACGAACACCCGCACGAACAACTGGTGCATGCTGAGGGCACGCCGGGCATGGTCATGGCGGTGTTCACCCTGCCCAGCTACCCGCTGGTGTTCAAGCTGATCCGCGACCGCTTCGCGTGGCCCAAGGCGATGTCGCGCCAGCAGGTGGAAGAGAAGTACGCGCTGGTGTTCAACCTGGACCGCGTCGGCCGCCTGCTCGATGCCCAGCCCTACCGCCACCTGCGCTTCCCGCGCGCGCGCTTCGCCCCGGCGCTGCTGGACGAGCTGCTGCAGCAGTGCGCGCAGAGCGTGCGCGTGCAGGGCGACGAGATCGAGATCGCCCTGTGCTACGTGCAGCGCCGCTTCCGCCCGTTGAACCTGTACCTGCGCGAGCAGGGTGCGCCGGCCGTGCGCGCGGCCGTGCTGGACTACGCGCAGGCGATCACCGACATGGCCCGCAACAACATCTTCCCCGGCGACATGCTGCCGAAGAATTTCGGCGTGTCGCGCCATGGTCGCGCCGTGTTCTACGACTACGACGAGCTGTGCCTGGTCAGCGACTGCGTGTTCCGCGCCTGGCCTCAGCCGCGTACGCCGGAAGAGGCACTCGCCGACGAGCCATGGTTCCATGTGGGGCCGCGTGACGTTTTTCCCGAGCGCTTCGGTCCATTCATGGGCCTGCCGGCGCAGGAGCTGGCGGCGGTGCGTGAACACTACCGCCACCTGTTCGATCCCGCATGGTGGCAGGGCCTGCAGGCCCGTTTCGCCAGTGCTGACTACCCCGACACACCGCCGTACGCCGCCGACCATCGGCTGGCGTGA
- a CDS encoding roadblock/LC7 domain-containing protein: protein MADGQVATLPDAGQRERLQPLLQDLQRRVEGVRTVVLASVDGFALVSAGADGRSERLAAMTSAMLALAAAVGRELALGDLQTLMLEALGGKVLMLAIQSEGRAPLLLMAACDQRSVIGQVLWQSRECGQAILAELSGS, encoded by the coding sequence ATGGCTGACGGACAGGTGGCGACGCTGCCCGACGCCGGCCAGCGCGAGCGCCTGCAGCCGCTGCTGCAGGACCTGCAGCGGCGCGTGGAGGGGGTCCGCACGGTGGTGCTGGCCAGTGTCGATGGTTTCGCCCTGGTCAGCGCCGGTGCTGATGGCCGCAGCGAGCGGCTGGCGGCGATGACCAGCGCGATGCTGGCCTTGGCCGCAGCGGTGGGCCGCGAACTGGCGCTGGGCGACCTGCAGACGCTGATGCTGGAAGCACTGGGCGGCAAGGTGCTGATGCTGGCGATCCAGAGCGAAGGCCGCGCACCGCTGCTGCTGATGGCCGCCTGCGACCAGCGCAGCGTGATCGGCCAGGTGCTGTGGCAGAGCAGGGAATGTGGCCAGGCGATCCTGGCCGAACTCAGCGGATCGTGA
- a CDS encoding ATP/GTP-binding protein: MREHKVVVLGGMGSGKSTLVRSIAAGAVIDTDVANSDRAGADKASTTVALDYADIDLPNGERLRLYGTPGQQRFDFLWPILLQGARGAVLLLDARRAGLAAELDAYLQALRPFAGTLALVVAVTHLDQIPDAQLDDWANRACLDDQPLPLLPIDARDRAQGLLLMDVLMSEMEAHALVALHG; encoded by the coding sequence ATGCGTGAGCACAAGGTGGTGGTGCTGGGCGGCATGGGCAGCGGCAAGTCGACCCTGGTGCGCAGCATCGCGGCCGGTGCGGTCATCGATACCGACGTCGCCAACAGCGACCGCGCGGGAGCGGACAAGGCCTCGACCACGGTCGCCCTGGATTACGCCGACATCGACCTGCCCAACGGCGAGCGCCTGCGCCTTTACGGCACGCCGGGCCAGCAGCGCTTCGACTTCCTGTGGCCGATCCTGCTGCAGGGCGCGCGTGGCGCGGTGCTGCTGCTGGACGCGCGCCGCGCCGGCCTCGCCGCCGAACTCGATGCCTACCTGCAGGCGCTGCGGCCGTTCGCCGGCACGCTGGCGCTGGTGGTGGCGGTGACCCACCTGGACCAGATTCCCGACGCACAGCTGGACGACTGGGCCAACCGCGCCTGCCTGGACGACCAGCCGTTGCCGCTGCTGCCGATCGATGCGCGTGACCGCGCGCAGGGCCTGCTGCTGATGGATGTGCTGATGAGTGAAATGGAAGCGCACGCACTGGTGGCCCTGCATGGCTGA